A genomic region of Kribbella sp. NBC_00382 contains the following coding sequences:
- the msrA gene encoding peptide-methionine (S)-S-oxide reductase MsrA: protein MSFFNRNTALVEPERALPGRPEPTFAVPADNIVLGTPQTAPAPEGFEEVWFGTGCFWGTEEIFWQQPGVYTTAVGYAGGYTPNPTYEEVCSGRTGQTEAVRVIYDPTKTTFTNLLKVFWETHDPTQGMRQGNDLGSQYRSAVYYTTEAQKAEAERTRDLYAPVIKPLGYGDITTEIAPLGAHYYAEAYHQQYLAKNPNGYRCHSNTGAKFPADA from the coding sequence ATGTCGTTCTTCAACCGCAACACAGCCCTGGTCGAGCCGGAGCGCGCGCTACCAGGCCGCCCGGAGCCCACCTTCGCCGTACCGGCGGACAACATCGTGCTCGGTACGCCGCAGACCGCACCCGCTCCCGAGGGATTCGAGGAGGTCTGGTTCGGTACCGGCTGTTTCTGGGGCACCGAGGAGATCTTCTGGCAGCAGCCAGGGGTCTACACGACCGCGGTCGGCTACGCCGGCGGCTACACCCCGAACCCGACGTACGAAGAGGTCTGCTCCGGCCGCACCGGCCAGACCGAGGCCGTCCGCGTCATCTACGACCCGACCAAGACCACCTTCACGAACCTGCTGAAGGTCTTCTGGGAAACCCACGACCCGACACAGGGCATGCGCCAGGGCAACGACCTCGGCTCCCAGTACCGCTCCGCCGTCTACTACACGACTGAGGCCCAGAAGGCAGAGGCAGAACGCACCCGCGACCTCTACGCCCCAGTCATCAAGCCCCTCGGCTACGGCGACATCACCACCGAAATCGCCCCACTCGGAGCCCACTACTACGCCGAGGCCTACCACCAGCAGTACCTGGCCAAGAACCCGAACGGCTACCGCTGCCACAGCAACACCGGCGCCAAGTTCCCAGCCGACGCATAG
- a CDS encoding alpha/beta fold hydrolase — protein sequence MEMDRRRLLALGAGAAVAAGVTGSATTAEATGTSGVPSDAALARKLGLRSKYAKGQHYVIGGRGEPLVLLPGWPQTWWSYNKILPALAKRYTVIAVDLRGMGGSAKPADGYDKKTMAGNVHDLIRHLGYDSVNIAGHDIGAMVAHSFAVNHRAATRKLMLMDVGHPDPSIYDLPLLVRPGQGFSLWWFAFNQVQSLPEKLITGRSRYIVDYFMDAFPPDPSAIDELSRRVYAHAYAGPDAIRAGNAWYQAFHQDVVDFATYGKITAPFLGLTSEYSFESNQAVWSGQGTDVRVHKVPGTGHFLAEENPQAVISELTAFLG from the coding sequence ATGGAGATGGACCGGAGGCGGTTGCTCGCGCTTGGGGCTGGGGCGGCCGTAGCGGCTGGGGTTACCGGGTCGGCCACGACAGCGGAGGCCACGGGCACAAGCGGCGTGCCGTCGGACGCGGCACTGGCACGGAAATTGGGCCTGCGGAGCAAGTACGCGAAGGGTCAGCACTACGTCATCGGTGGGCGCGGTGAGCCTCTGGTACTGCTGCCCGGCTGGCCGCAGACCTGGTGGTCGTACAACAAAATCCTGCCTGCGTTGGCAAAGCGCTACACGGTGATAGCCGTCGACCTGCGCGGGATGGGCGGATCAGCCAAGCCCGCGGACGGATACGACAAGAAGACGATGGCCGGCAACGTCCACGACCTGATCCGCCATCTCGGCTACGACTCGGTCAACATCGCCGGCCACGACATCGGCGCAATGGTCGCGCACAGCTTCGCGGTCAACCACCGTGCGGCGACCCGCAAGCTCATGCTGATGGACGTCGGCCACCCCGATCCGTCGATCTACGACCTGCCGCTGCTGGTCCGACCCGGGCAGGGCTTCAGCCTGTGGTGGTTCGCGTTCAACCAGGTCCAGAGCCTGCCCGAGAAGCTGATCACCGGCCGGTCGCGGTACATCGTCGACTACTTCATGGACGCCTTCCCGCCCGACCCGTCAGCCATCGACGAGCTGTCCCGCCGCGTCTACGCCCACGCGTACGCCGGTCCGGACGCGATCCGCGCCGGCAACGCGTGGTACCAGGCCTTCCACCAGGATGTCGTCGACTTCGCCACCTACGGCAAGATCACGGCGCCGTTCCTCGGCCTGACCTCGGAGTACAGCTTCGAGTCCAACCAAGCTGTCTGGTCCGGCCAGGGCACCGACGTACGGGTTCACAAGGTCCCCGGTACCGGCCACTTCCTCGCCGAGGAGAACCCGCAGGCAGTGATCAGCGAGCTGACAGCGTTCCTCGGCTAG
- a CDS encoding DinB family protein has protein sequence MTTNERISTGERDDILDFLGKHRYFLRHTAEGLTDEQANTRSTVSELTIGGLIKHVTAVEKKWAEFAVTGGGEEVPAEIEFTPELIAEWENQFRLTEGETLAGVLAEYEKVAAATDELVRTLDLNASYELPAAPWQPPGVFWSVRRVFMHITAETAQHAGHADIIRETIDGQKTMG, from the coding sequence ATGACTACGAACGAGCGGATCTCGACCGGCGAGCGCGACGACATTCTGGACTTTCTTGGCAAGCATCGGTACTTCCTGCGGCACACCGCCGAGGGGCTGACCGACGAGCAGGCGAACACTCGCAGCACCGTCAGCGAGTTGACGATCGGTGGGTTGATCAAGCACGTGACCGCGGTCGAGAAGAAGTGGGCCGAGTTCGCGGTCACAGGTGGTGGCGAGGAGGTACCGGCGGAGATCGAGTTCACGCCGGAGCTGATCGCGGAGTGGGAGAACCAGTTCCGCCTTACCGAGGGGGAGACGCTGGCCGGCGTACTAGCTGAGTACGAGAAGGTCGCGGCGGCCACCGACGAGCTGGTCCGCACGCTCGACCTCAACGCCAGCTACGAACTCCCGGCCGCGCCGTGGCAGCCGCCGGGCGTCTTCTGGTCGGTCCGCCGAGTCTTCATGCACATCACCGCCGAAACCGCCCAGCACGCCGGCCACGCAGACATCATTCGCGAAACGATCGACGGCCAGAAGACGATGGGCTGA
- a CDS encoding ArsR/SmtB family transcription factor yields MARAPQHPEVSEFELQQVLEAVVDPVRRSIVEQLDAAGHDIKCGDFDIAVHKSTATHHFKVLREAGLIRQYYLGTSRLNALRRDDLDQAFPGLLDALTGASRGTLSAR; encoded by the coding sequence ATGGCACGTGCGCCGCAGCATCCCGAGGTGTCCGAGTTCGAGCTCCAGCAGGTGCTGGAGGCGGTCGTCGACCCGGTCCGCCGGAGCATCGTCGAGCAGCTCGACGCGGCGGGGCACGACATCAAGTGCGGCGACTTCGACATCGCGGTGCACAAGTCGACGGCCACGCATCACTTCAAGGTCCTGCGCGAGGCGGGCCTGATCCGCCAGTACTACCTGGGGACCTCCCGCCTCAACGCACTCCGCCGCGACGACCTGGATCAAGCCTTCCCAGGGCTGCTGGACGCGCTCACGGGCGCTAGCCGAGGAACGCTGTCAGCTCGCTGA
- a CDS encoding protein phosphatase 2C domain-containing protein, whose protein sequence is MTAGQDERIESPSDAPDQQATAPQIQSTEPPAESSAQSSAQASAQPDRDPETHDLPTSAPFIGKVRPLPLLHLSPGVTHRTPTVALDGLSVGPFHVGAASQAGTAHLIKGEPRQDAYDFVLTPEGRLVVAIADGLGSRRASQVGARIFCEHATALAGTTDCTAAEYLVQAAALTSTTAENNYGLHSEDISFVGAVAVFDEAGEDVVDIARVGDVSAFVLTSDGAISELFQHDDAALNIVTALLPGKGAPEPEEVRTGGDSQIVLTTDGLATDLRNSTSLREWLAQEWRLPVGPYAMADSLRYRRQGSHDDRTAVVVWRTKESAAEPPVD, encoded by the coding sequence GTGACCGCCGGCCAGGACGAGCGCATCGAGTCGCCATCGGATGCGCCGGATCAGCAGGCGACCGCGCCGCAGATCCAGTCGACCGAGCCGCCGGCTGAATCATCGGCCCAGTCATCAGCCCAGGCATCGGCGCAACCTGACCGCGACCCGGAAACCCATGACCTGCCGACGTCTGCGCCGTTCATCGGCAAGGTGAGGCCGCTGCCCCTGCTGCACCTCAGCCCTGGGGTGACACATCGCACGCCGACGGTAGCTCTCGACGGACTGAGCGTGGGCCCCTTCCATGTCGGGGCGGCATCCCAGGCGGGTACCGCGCACCTCATCAAGGGCGAGCCGCGCCAAGACGCGTACGACTTCGTCCTGACGCCCGAAGGCCGGCTGGTCGTAGCGATCGCCGACGGTCTCGGCTCGCGCCGCGCTTCGCAGGTCGGGGCCCGGATCTTCTGCGAGCATGCGACGGCCCTGGCCGGTACGACGGACTGCACCGCGGCCGAGTACCTGGTACAGGCAGCCGCCCTGACCAGCACAACCGCCGAGAACAACTACGGTCTGCACAGCGAGGACATCTCGTTCGTTGGTGCTGTCGCCGTATTCGACGAGGCCGGCGAGGACGTCGTCGACATCGCGCGCGTCGGGGATGTGTCCGCGTTCGTACTGACGTCTGATGGCGCCATCAGCGAGCTGTTCCAGCATGACGACGCGGCCCTCAACATCGTGACCGCGCTACTACCGGGAAAGGGCGCGCCCGAGCCTGAGGAGGTCCGCACCGGCGGCGACAGCCAGATCGTGCTGACCACCGACGGACTCGCGACGGACCTGCGGAACTCCACCAGCCTGCGGGAGTGGCTCGCCCAAGAGTGGCGACTGCCTGTCGGGCCCTATGCCATGGCCGACAGCCTTCGGTACCGCCGACAGGGCTCGCACGACGACCGAACGGCAGTAGTCGTGTGGAGAACCAAGGAAAGCGCCGCCGAGCCGCCGGTCGACTAA
- a CDS encoding cystathionine gamma-synthase — protein MNSEHSYGFETLAIHAGNEPDPTTGAVVPPIYATSTYKQDGVGGLRNGYEYSRSANPTRTALEECLAAIEAGTRGFAFASGLAAEDTLIRSLCVPGDHVVFPDDAYGGTFRLFSKVLGAWGVEMTPAAVTHPEAIRAAIRPGKTKVVWLETPTNPLLNVADIAIVAQIAHDAGAILVVDNTFASPYLQQPLELGADVVVHSTTKYMGGHSDVIGGALIVRDAELADKIAFHQNAIGAVASPFDSFLVLRGIKTLGVRMDRHSDNAEKVVDFLQRHQGVTSVLYPGVDGHPGHETAAKQMKRFGGIVSFRVTGGEQHALDICNKAEVFTLGESLGGVESLIEHPGKMTHASVAGTPLEVPADLIRLSVGIETIDDLLQDLDRAMS, from the coding sequence GTGAACTCTGAACACTCCTACGGCTTCGAGACGCTTGCGATCCACGCCGGAAACGAGCCCGACCCGACCACCGGCGCGGTGGTACCGCCGATCTACGCGACCAGCACCTACAAGCAGGACGGTGTCGGCGGGCTGCGCAACGGTTACGAGTACTCCCGGTCGGCCAACCCGACCCGGACGGCTCTGGAGGAGTGTCTGGCCGCGATCGAGGCCGGTACCCGTGGGTTCGCCTTCGCGAGCGGGCTGGCGGCCGAGGACACCCTGATCCGGTCGCTGTGCGTGCCCGGCGACCACGTGGTCTTCCCCGACGACGCGTACGGCGGCACCTTCCGGCTGTTCTCCAAGGTGCTCGGCGCCTGGGGTGTCGAGATGACCCCGGCGGCGGTGACGCACCCGGAGGCGATCCGGGCCGCGATCCGCCCGGGCAAGACCAAGGTGGTCTGGCTGGAGACGCCGACCAACCCGCTGCTGAACGTCGCCGACATCGCGATCGTCGCGCAGATCGCGCACGACGCGGGCGCCATCCTGGTCGTCGACAACACGTTCGCTTCGCCGTACCTGCAGCAGCCGCTGGAGCTCGGTGCCGATGTGGTGGTGCACTCGACCACGAAGTACATGGGCGGGCACTCCGACGTAATCGGCGGTGCGCTGATCGTCCGCGACGCCGAGCTGGCCGACAAGATCGCCTTCCACCAGAACGCGATCGGCGCCGTCGCGAGCCCGTTCGACTCCTTCCTCGTCCTGCGTGGCATCAAGACGCTCGGCGTCCGGATGGACCGGCACAGCGACAACGCGGAGAAGGTCGTCGACTTCCTGCAGCGGCACCAGGGCGTCACCTCGGTGCTCTACCCGGGCGTCGACGGCCACCCCGGCCACGAGACCGCCGCCAAGCAGATGAAGCGGTTCGGCGGCATCGTGTCGTTCCGGGTCACCGGTGGCGAGCAGCACGCGCTGGACATCTGCAACAAGGCTGAGGTCTTCACTCTGGGCGAGTCGCTCGGCGGGGTCGAGTCGCTGATCGAGCACCCGGGCAAGATGACGCACGCCTCGGTCGCCGGTACGCCGCTGGAGGTGCCGGCCGACCTGATCCGGCTCAGCGTCGGCATCGAGACGATCGACGACCTGCTGCAGGACCTCGACCGCGCGATGTCATGA
- a CDS encoding nucleoside triphosphate pyrophosphohydrolase, with product MSDGKLVRDRIPDIIRANGEEPITYQADPAEYRQRLRAKLLEEVNEFLTADDGAAIEELADVLEVVYALAADLDTDRPTLEQLRQAKATERGTFAARLVWLGTR from the coding sequence ATGTCTGACGGCAAGCTGGTCAGGGACCGGATCCCGGACATCATCCGCGCCAACGGCGAAGAGCCGATCACCTATCAGGCCGACCCGGCCGAGTACCGCCAAAGACTCCGCGCCAAGCTCCTCGAAGAGGTCAACGAGTTCCTGACCGCCGACGACGGAGCAGCCATCGAGGAACTGGCGGACGTACTGGAGGTCGTCTACGCTTTGGCCGCCGACCTAGACACCGACCGGCCGACCCTGGAGCAGCTCCGCCAAGCCAAAGCAACCGAGAGAGGCACCTTCGCCGCTCGCCTGGTGTGGCTCGGCACCCGCTGA
- a CDS encoding histidine phosphatase family protein: protein MSATRYLYLARHGEALPDQSGLTAKGRRQAELLGKRLRDVPFAAFHHSPLPRAVQTAGLVSGQLRAGVPPEVSEAAGDYLPAAPKAGEVPAEYADFIRNVLAQFTPDELRDGPLLARQALELFTGPADGPSDRHDLLVTHNFLVAYLVSVALGAPGWRWLSLNHCNAALTVLRYTPGRPPTALVYNDMRHLTKDLRWTGFPPESHV from the coding sequence ATGTCCGCTACTCGTTACCTGTACCTCGCCCGGCACGGCGAGGCGTTGCCGGACCAGAGCGGGTTGACGGCGAAGGGTCGCCGCCAGGCGGAGCTCCTCGGCAAGCGGCTGCGGGACGTGCCGTTCGCGGCGTTCCACCACAGTCCGTTGCCACGCGCAGTACAGACTGCTGGATTGGTCAGTGGGCAACTGCGGGCAGGTGTTCCGCCGGAGGTTTCCGAGGCCGCCGGTGACTACCTCCCTGCCGCGCCGAAGGCTGGCGAAGTACCGGCCGAATACGCCGACTTCATCCGCAACGTACTGGCTCAGTTCACACCCGATGAGCTGCGCGACGGCCCTCTACTCGCCCGCCAGGCTCTGGAACTCTTCACCGGCCCAGCCGACGGCCCTAGCGATCGGCACGACCTACTAGTCACCCACAACTTCCTGGTGGCGTATCTCGTGAGCGTGGCCCTGGGTGCCCCAGGCTGGCGCTGGCTCTCCCTCAACCACTGCAACGCCGCCCTGACAGTCCTCCGCTACACCCCCGGCCGTCCTCCAACGGCCCTTGTTTACAACGACATGCGCCACCTAACGAAGGACCTCCGCTGGACCGGCTTCCCACCCGAGTCCCATGTCTGA
- the yczR gene encoding MocR-like transcription factor YczR, producing the protein MTGQQLPASTLAGLLGSWSDDSGPAYRSLAERLRLLIADGRIMPGARVPSERELTDALGVSRTTVASAYRELRDRGYLNSRRGSGSVTSLPSKVEPELGRHHAPWIDTVGLYDFTCAASPSVPGISSAVAEAVEDLPLHLATPGYHPQGLPELREEIAASYRARGLPTTADQIIVTAGALAATAIAIRAMTQIGDRVLTESPTHPNSVDTIRRSGCRVVGVPMSPEGWDLPLLEATIRQSAPRAAWMVVDFQNPTGRLMSAADRQRLARAFARARTTVIIDETLYELPLDGQEMPPPFALFDPQGVITLGSVSKSFWGGLRIGWLRVPETLVARILDARASLDLGAPVLEQLVVTRLLRSYRSVLPERRAALALRRDTLASALRTALPSWRFTLPGGGLSMWCELPEPVGSSLVGVAQRNGVLLVAGSRFSPDGGLESFLRLPYTLDPDTLRDAVSRLAASYESLTAGPPLRRTAAMIA; encoded by the coding sequence ATGACAGGGCAACAGCTTCCCGCAAGCACGCTCGCCGGACTACTCGGCAGTTGGTCGGACGACTCTGGACCGGCGTACCGGAGCCTGGCCGAGCGGCTGCGGCTCCTGATCGCCGACGGGCGGATCATGCCCGGCGCGCGGGTGCCGTCGGAGCGCGAACTGACCGACGCGCTCGGTGTGAGCCGTACCACCGTCGCCTCGGCGTACCGGGAGCTGCGAGACCGCGGGTACCTCAACAGCCGGCGCGGCTCGGGCAGCGTGACCTCCCTGCCGTCGAAGGTAGAGCCGGAGCTCGGCCGGCATCACGCGCCGTGGATCGACACCGTCGGGCTCTACGACTTCACCTGCGCGGCCTCGCCGTCCGTACCGGGGATCAGCAGTGCCGTCGCCGAGGCGGTCGAGGACCTACCGCTGCATCTGGCGACTCCCGGGTACCACCCGCAGGGGCTGCCCGAGTTGCGGGAGGAGATCGCCGCGTCGTACCGGGCCCGCGGACTGCCGACGACGGCGGACCAGATCATCGTCACGGCCGGTGCGCTGGCGGCGACCGCGATCGCGATCCGGGCGATGACGCAGATCGGTGACCGGGTGCTGACCGAGAGCCCGACGCATCCGAACTCGGTGGACACCATCCGGCGGAGCGGGTGCCGGGTGGTCGGCGTACCGATGAGCCCCGAGGGCTGGGACCTTCCCTTGCTAGAGGCAACGATTCGGCAGTCGGCGCCGCGGGCTGCCTGGATGGTGGTGGACTTCCAGAATCCGACCGGGCGGTTGATGTCCGCCGCGGATCGGCAACGGTTGGCTCGGGCGTTTGCACGCGCTCGGACAACCGTGATCATCGACGAGACCCTGTACGAGCTGCCGCTGGACGGGCAGGAGATGCCGCCGCCGTTCGCGTTGTTCGACCCGCAGGGTGTGATCACGCTCGGGTCGGTCAGCAAGTCGTTCTGGGGCGGCCTGCGGATCGGCTGGCTGCGCGTGCCGGAGACGCTGGTCGCCCGCATCCTCGATGCGCGGGCCTCGCTCGACCTGGGGGCGCCGGTACTTGAGCAGCTGGTCGTGACTCGCCTGCTGCGTTCGTACAGGTCGGTACTACCGGAGCGGCGGGCCGCGTTGGCGCTGCGGCGGGACACGCTCGCATCGGCGCTCCGTACTGCGCTGCCGTCCTGGCGGTTCACGTTGCCCGGCGGCGGGTTGTCGATGTGGTGCGAGTTGCCCGAGCCGGTGGGGTCGAGCCTGGTGGGGGTCGCCCAGCGGAACGGAGTACTGCTCGTGGCCGGGTCGCGGTTCTCGCCCGATGGCGGGCTGGAGTCGTTCTTGCGGCTGCCGTACACACTGGATCCGGACACTCTCCGTGACGCCGTGTCGCGCTTGGCGGCGTCGTACGAGTCATTGACGGCGGGACCACCGCTCCGGCGTACCGCCGCGATGATCGCCTGA
- the yczE gene encoding membrane protein YczE, producing MTATSEAPATKPVRGRQLAALNPIEQLKAGHLPRRLVQLYIGLLLYGGSMGLMVQGNLGLDPWDVLHSGITKHVDLSFGTVAIAVSFLVLLAWIPLRQWPGLGTISNAIVIGLAVDLTLELVDRPDQLWLRIVFMVSGIVVNALAGALYIGAQLGPGPRDGMMTGLVRRTGKSVRLVRTSIEVTVLAVGWLLGGVVGIGTIAYALAIGPLVHILLPLFTVKLKTEAAAK from the coding sequence GTGACCGCCACCTCCGAAGCCCCTGCCACCAAACCAGTCCGTGGCCGCCAACTGGCCGCGCTGAACCCGATCGAGCAACTCAAGGCCGGTCATCTGCCGCGCCGCCTGGTCCAGCTCTACATCGGGCTGCTCCTGTACGGCGGTTCGATGGGCCTGATGGTCCAGGGCAACCTCGGCCTCGACCCGTGGGACGTCCTGCACTCGGGCATCACCAAGCACGTGGATCTGAGCTTCGGTACGGTCGCCATCGCGGTCAGCTTCCTCGTCCTGCTGGCCTGGATCCCGCTGCGGCAGTGGCCTGGTCTCGGCACGATCAGCAACGCCATCGTGATCGGGCTGGCCGTGGATCTGACGCTGGAGCTCGTGGACCGGCCGGACCAGCTCTGGTTGCGGATCGTGTTCATGGTCTCGGGCATCGTGGTGAACGCGTTGGCGGGTGCGCTCTACATCGGCGCCCAGCTCGGCCCCGGCCCGCGCGACGGCATGATGACCGGGCTTGTCCGGCGTACCGGCAAGAGCGTGCGGTTGGTTCGTACGAGCATCGAGGTCACCGTGCTTGCGGTCGGCTGGCTGCTCGGTGGCGTGGTCGGTATCGGGACCATCGCTTATGCGCTGGCGATTGGACCGCTGGTCCACATCCTGCTTCCGCTCTTCACGGTCAAGCTCAAGACCGAAGCAGCGGCGAAGTAA
- a CDS encoding class I SAM-dependent methyltransferase: MVMRALSFGSVAEAYERYRTGYPVELLDLVVAYAGGPIGTALEIGAGTGKATRLFVQGGIAVTATEPDAAMLAELRKHLPADVTTVQAAFEDLPLDTSYDLVYSAAALHWTNPEGRWERMGALVRPGGVFASFGVPIQLADPALQAAARAARAPYLDDDGVPSPDGTPADRPMQWPGTELEQSEWFTDVQQSVIDRRVTMSAHDYIGQLSTVSAYVLLQPADRAEVFRRTLEALPETVELNAEIHVHLARRRH, from the coding sequence ATGGTGATGCGGGCGTTGAGTTTTGGGTCGGTGGCAGAGGCGTACGAGCGGTACCGGACCGGGTATCCGGTGGAGCTTCTCGATCTTGTGGTCGCGTACGCCGGTGGGCCGATCGGGACTGCGCTCGAGATCGGCGCCGGGACGGGTAAGGCGACGCGTCTGTTCGTGCAGGGAGGGATCGCGGTCACGGCTACGGAGCCCGACGCGGCGATGCTCGCGGAGCTGCGCAAACACCTGCCGGCAGACGTCACGACCGTGCAGGCCGCGTTTGAGGATCTGCCGCTGGATACGTCGTATGACCTGGTGTATTCGGCGGCCGCGCTGCATTGGACCAACCCCGAAGGCCGCTGGGAGCGCATGGGCGCGCTCGTCCGACCGGGTGGCGTATTCGCTTCGTTCGGAGTACCGATCCAGCTGGCCGACCCGGCACTACAGGCGGCCGCACGCGCAGCACGTGCGCCGTACCTCGATGACGACGGCGTCCCGTCGCCCGACGGCACCCCCGCAGATCGCCCGATGCAATGGCCCGGTACTGAGCTCGAGCAGTCCGAGTGGTTCACCGACGTCCAGCAGTCGGTCATCGACCGCCGCGTGACCATGAGCGCCCACGACTACATCGGCCAACTCTCAACGGTCTCGGCATACGTGCTCCTGCAGCCCGCCGACCGAGCCGAGGTCTTCCGCCGAACCCTCGAGGCCCTCCCCGAAACCGTAGAACTAAACGCCGAAATCCACGTCCACCTAGCCCGCCGCCGCCACTAG
- a CDS encoding YciI family protein: MKYVVLIHSNPQPWGHPTGDTVAEHQALPKAERDRLNSDFEKLLGELQASGELLGGEALGDPAASRLYRYSGRPVVTDGPYSEAKEQLAGFFLIDVDTPERADAVAQTFAGPGETIELRPIHVF; the protein is encoded by the coding sequence ATGAAGTACGTCGTACTGATCCATTCCAACCCGCAGCCGTGGGGTCACCCGACCGGCGACACGGTGGCCGAGCACCAGGCGCTTCCCAAGGCGGAGCGCGACCGGCTGAACTCCGACTTCGAGAAGCTCTTGGGCGAGCTCCAGGCCAGCGGCGAACTGCTCGGCGGCGAAGCCCTGGGCGACCCGGCCGCGTCCCGCCTCTACCGGTACTCCGGCCGCCCGGTCGTCACCGATGGCCCGTACTCGGAGGCCAAGGAACAGCTGGCCGGCTTCTTCCTCATCGACGTCGACACCCCGGAACGCGCCGACGCCGTGGCCCAAACCTTCGCCGGCCCTGGCGAAACCATCGAACTCCGCCCGATCCACGTCTTCTGA
- a CDS encoding vWA domain-containing protein, which translates to MTENSESYTIFPIFLLVDVSASMAGGPIEALNSAMPEIQKAMLSDPTVGEIARVALVTFSDVARTVIPLCDLADASIPEVMVESGTNFAAGFREAKSAIDSGLRSMPKGTPFYRPVVFFMSDGEHIAREDYRQALSELKDPNWKLAPEVVSFGLGEAKVEPLKEIATRFAFMAKDTDPAVAVKEIINALISSIRTTSRSFHDPNQADGLHIDAPSELFTPLPKMSL; encoded by the coding sequence ATGACTGAAAACTCGGAGTCCTACACAATCTTTCCGATCTTCCTGCTCGTCGACGTCAGCGCGTCCATGGCGGGCGGACCGATCGAGGCCCTGAACTCGGCCATGCCGGAGATCCAGAAGGCGATGCTCTCGGATCCGACGGTCGGCGAGATCGCGCGGGTCGCGCTGGTGACGTTCTCGGACGTCGCCAGGACCGTCATCCCGCTCTGTGACCTGGCGGACGCGAGTATCCCCGAGGTCATGGTCGAGAGCGGCACGAACTTCGCGGCCGGTTTCCGCGAGGCCAAGTCCGCCATCGACAGCGGTCTGCGCTCGATGCCGAAAGGTACGCCGTTCTACCGGCCGGTGGTGTTCTTCATGAGCGATGGCGAGCACATTGCCCGGGAGGACTACCGGCAGGCACTGTCGGAGTTGAAGGACCCGAACTGGAAGCTCGCCCCGGAGGTGGTGTCTTTCGGTCTGGGCGAGGCCAAGGTGGAGCCGCTGAAGGAGATCGCGACCCGCTTCGCGTTCATGGCCAAGGACACCGATCCGGCCGTCGCCGTCAAGGAGATCATCAACGCGCTGATCAGCAGCATCCGCACGACCTCGCGGAGCTTCCACGATCCGAACCAGGCCGACGGTCTGCACATCGACGCGCCGAGCGAGCTCTTCACGCCGCTACCGAAGATGTCGCTGTGA
- a CDS encoding TetR/AcrR family transcriptional regulator — protein MQRETAGREKSRDTKAEIHRAALELFSAQGYEKTSLREIAEQVGITKASLYYHYSSKQDLLQAIIGTFFDDIKRVFAQVGEQPWSVEREVELLSAYLDVVIKHRSTGPTVLRDITAVLAAFDDQLDDLIAQSRAFQLWLAGPDPTPTDRVLAAAAVEVVGAVLSAGLDAAELSDEELKTILLDAAGAVLSRKTN, from the coding sequence GTGCAGCGCGAGACCGCAGGGCGCGAGAAGAGTCGCGACACCAAGGCCGAGATCCATCGGGCGGCGCTCGAGCTGTTCTCGGCTCAGGGGTACGAGAAGACCAGCCTGCGGGAGATCGCCGAGCAGGTCGGCATCACCAAGGCGTCGCTGTACTACCACTACTCGTCCAAGCAGGATCTGCTGCAGGCGATCATCGGTACGTTCTTCGACGACATCAAACGCGTCTTCGCGCAGGTTGGCGAGCAGCCGTGGTCGGTCGAGCGCGAGGTGGAGCTGCTCTCGGCGTACCTGGACGTGGTGATCAAGCACCGCTCGACTGGCCCGACGGTACTGCGCGACATCACCGCCGTACTGGCCGCCTTCGACGACCAACTCGACGACCTGATCGCCCAGAGCCGAGCCTTCCAACTGTGGCTGGCCGGGCCCGACCCGACACCGACCGACCGCGTACTGGCCGCCGCGGCCGTAGAGGTAGTCGGCGCAGTCCTGTCGGCCGGCCTCGACGCCGCCGAGCTCTCCGACGAGGAACTAAAAACCATCCTCCTCGACGCCGCAGGCGCAGTACTCTCCCGCAAAACCAACTAA